Proteins co-encoded in one Cupriavidus nantongensis genomic window:
- the paaC gene encoding 1,2-phenylacetyl-CoA epoxidase subunit PaaC yields the protein MTASPQPAVPALLDHLPPARTAALRYVLRLADNALILGQRNAEWCGHGPVLEEDIALANISLDLIGQARLLYGRAGELEGELTGLPRHEDDYAYWRAEREFRNWTLLELPHRGPLAGNAAAERDYAVTIVRNFLYSALMVELWQALHASRDEQLAAIAAKAIKEARYHLHHAAGWMVRLGDGTEASHARMQRALEHLLPYMNECFAEDAVESEAAAQGIGVVTATLRPAWDATVAETLQAATLALPPATGFVSAGKHGVHSEHMSYLLGEMQGLARAHPGAQW from the coding sequence ATGACCGCGTCCCCACAGCCTGCCGTGCCTGCCTTGCTCGATCACCTGCCGCCGGCGCGCACCGCCGCGCTGCGCTACGTGCTGCGCCTGGCCGACAACGCCCTGATCCTCGGCCAGCGCAATGCCGAATGGTGCGGCCATGGGCCAGTGCTGGAAGAAGACATCGCGCTGGCCAATATCAGCCTCGACCTGATTGGCCAGGCGCGACTGCTGTATGGCCGCGCCGGCGAACTCGAGGGCGAGCTGACCGGCCTGCCCCGCCATGAAGATGACTACGCCTACTGGCGCGCGGAGCGCGAGTTCCGCAACTGGACGCTGCTGGAACTGCCGCATCGCGGCCCGCTGGCCGGCAACGCGGCCGCCGAACGCGACTACGCCGTCACCATCGTGCGCAACTTCCTGTACAGCGCGCTGATGGTCGAGCTGTGGCAGGCCTTGCACGCCAGCCGGGACGAACAGCTGGCCGCGATCGCCGCCAAGGCGATCAAGGAGGCGCGCTATCACCTGCACCACGCGGCCGGCTGGATGGTGCGGCTGGGCGACGGCACCGAGGCTTCGCACGCGCGCATGCAGCGCGCGCTGGAGCACTTGCTGCCGTACATGAACGAGTGTTTTGCGGAAGACGCGGTCGAAAGCGAGGCCGCCGCGCAGGGCATCGGCGTGGTCACCGCCACGCTGCGGCCGGCCTGGGACGCCACCGTCGCCGAGACGCTGCAGGCGGCCACGTTGGCCTTGCCGCCAGCCACCGGCTTTGTCTCGGCCGGCAAGCACGGCGTGCATTCGGAACACATGAGCTACCTGCTGGGCGAGATGCAGGGGCTGGCGCGAGCCCATCCGGGCGCGCAGTGGTGA
- the paaA gene encoding 1,2-phenylacetyl-CoA epoxidase subunit PaaA: MYTQSLDLPGQHADAAQASAPPDEAARQAAFDACMAADGKIEPQDWMPQAYRKTLVRQISQHAHSEIVGMLPEGNWISRAPSLKRKAILLAKVQDEGGHGLYLYSAAETLDASRDELVDALHSGKAKYSSIFNYPTLTWADVGVIGWLVDGAAIMNQIPLCRCSYGPYARAMIRICKEESFHQRQGFDALLAMMRGTDAQREMVQDAVNRWWFPVLMMFGPPDAASTNSAQTMAWGIKRISNDDLRQKFVDATVEQARVLGVTLPDPGLQWNAERGHYDYSPLDWDEFWRVINGDGPCNKERLATRVKAHEDGAWVREAALAHAAKLAERESGAARAAA, from the coding sequence ATGTACACGCAGAGTCTTGACCTGCCCGGCCAGCACGCCGATGCAGCGCAGGCCAGCGCGCCCCCCGATGAAGCCGCCCGCCAGGCAGCGTTCGATGCTTGCATGGCTGCCGACGGCAAGATCGAGCCGCAGGACTGGATGCCGCAGGCCTACCGCAAGACGCTGGTGCGGCAGATCTCGCAGCATGCGCACTCCGAAATCGTCGGCATGCTGCCGGAGGGCAACTGGATCAGCCGGGCGCCGTCGCTCAAGCGCAAGGCGATCCTGCTGGCCAAGGTGCAGGATGAAGGCGGCCACGGCCTCTACCTGTATTCGGCGGCCGAGACCCTGGACGCCTCGCGCGACGAGCTGGTCGATGCGCTGCACAGCGGCAAGGCCAAGTATTCGTCGATCTTCAATTACCCGACGCTGACCTGGGCCGACGTCGGGGTGATCGGCTGGCTGGTCGACGGCGCCGCGATCATGAACCAGATTCCGTTGTGCCGCTGCTCGTACGGGCCGTATGCGCGCGCCATGATCCGCATCTGCAAGGAAGAGTCGTTCCACCAGCGCCAGGGCTTCGACGCGCTGCTGGCCATGATGCGCGGCACTGACGCGCAGCGCGAGATGGTGCAGGACGCGGTCAACCGCTGGTGGTTCCCGGTGCTGATGATGTTCGGCCCGCCCGATGCGGCCTCGACCAACAGCGCCCAGACCATGGCCTGGGGCATCAAGCGCATCTCCAACGACGACTTGCGCCAGAAGTTCGTCGACGCCACCGTCGAGCAGGCGCGCGTGCTCGGCGTGACCCTGCCTGACCCCGGCCTGCAATGGAATGCCGAGCGCGGCCATTACGACTACAGCCCGCTCGACTGGGATGAGTTCTGGCGTGTCATCAACGGCGACGGCCCGTGCAACAAGGAACGCCTGGCCACCCGCGTGAAGGCGCACGAGGACGGCGCCTGGGTGCGCGAAGCCGCGCTGGCGCACGCCGCCAAGCTGGCCGAACGCGAATCCGGCGCCGCCCGCGCCGCCGCCTGA
- a CDS encoding DUF488 domain-containing protein codes for MTIRIVRLGTPRASDEGLRVGTVRRPPRGVPKSEFASRDYYDVWYPALSPSPELVAQALHATDDKQWRAFVRHFRKEMAEPDASRTLDLLAALSHQTNFSVGCYCEDEARCHRSVLRELLAERGAAID; via the coding sequence ATGACCATCAGAATCGTAAGATTGGGTACACCGCGGGCATCTGACGAAGGCCTGCGCGTCGGCACCGTGCGCCGGCCGCCGCGGGGCGTGCCCAAATCGGAGTTTGCCAGCCGCGACTACTATGATGTCTGGTATCCGGCGCTTTCGCCGTCGCCAGAGCTGGTCGCCCAGGCACTGCACGCGACCGACGATAAACAATGGCGCGCCTTCGTGCGGCATTTCCGCAAAGAAATGGCCGAACCGGACGCCAGCCGCACGCTGGACCTGCTGGCGGCGCTGTCGCACCAGACCAATTTCTCGGTGGGCTGCTATTGCGAGGACGAAGCGCGTTGCCACCGCTCCGTCTTACGCGAGTTGCTCGCCGAACGCGGGGCCGCGATCGACTGA
- a CDS encoding universal stress protein: protein MTSAAYSKIVVAVDGSSTSDLAVNEAIRVASPGAATVLALYVVDTGTPMFDAGYYDPSQLQKAFEESGQRALQDAAQRLAGAGVTHETQLVTAAAVPGDIGASINEAARQWGADLLVIGTHGRRGVRRLVLGSVAEAVIRQSTVPVLLVRGEAKAD, encoded by the coding sequence ATGACAAGCGCGGCATACAGCAAGATCGTGGTAGCGGTGGACGGCAGCAGCACGTCAGACCTGGCGGTCAATGAGGCCATTCGCGTGGCATCGCCCGGCGCAGCCACCGTGCTGGCGCTCTATGTCGTCGATACCGGCACGCCGATGTTCGACGCCGGCTACTACGATCCCAGCCAGTTGCAGAAAGCCTTCGAGGAAAGCGGGCAGCGCGCGCTGCAGGATGCAGCGCAGCGGCTGGCTGGTGCCGGTGTCACGCATGAAACCCAGCTCGTGACCGCGGCTGCGGTGCCTGGGGACATCGGCGCTTCCATCAATGAGGCCGCGCGCCAATGGGGAGCCGACCTGCTGGTGATCGGCACGCATGGCCGCCGCGGCGTGCGCCGGCTGGTGCTGGGCAGCGTTGCCGAGGCGGTGATCCGCCAGTCCACCGTGCCGGTGCTGCTGGTGCGCGGCGAAGCGAAAGCGGACTGA
- a CDS encoding nucleoside recognition domain-containing protein: protein MALNVVWLGFFLISFCAACVRVAQGDLAVFPAMLSSLFDSARTAFEIALGLAGVMSLWLGIMRIGERAGVVDAFARLVNPLLRHFFPGVPQGHPAQGAMMMNVSANLLGLDNAATPLGLNAMRELQTLNRRPDVATDAQIMFIVLNSAGLTLIPTSVIAIRQAIAVKQGLVGFNAADIFLPTLLATGGACLAGLLAVAWVQRINLLRPAVLITFGLVIGLLGAMFAWLQHAPPEQVGTVTALAGAGFILSLITLFLICGALRRINVYEAFIDGAKEGFGVAVQIIPYLVAILIAIGLFRAAGCMDVLMSWLMHGFAMLGVNTDFVPALPVGLMKILSGAGARGLMVDVMTTYGVDSFQGRLAAIIQGSTETTFYVLAVYFGSINVRNTRHALGCALVADAAGIVCAVGAAYLFR from the coding sequence ATGGCGCTGAACGTAGTCTGGCTCGGCTTTTTCCTGATTTCCTTCTGCGCCGCCTGTGTCCGCGTGGCGCAGGGCGACCTCGCCGTGTTCCCGGCGATGCTGAGCAGCCTGTTCGACAGCGCCCGCACCGCCTTCGAGATCGCGCTCGGACTGGCCGGGGTAATGAGCCTGTGGCTCGGCATCATGCGCATCGGCGAGCGCGCCGGCGTGGTCGACGCCTTCGCCCGGCTGGTGAACCCGCTGCTGCGGCACTTCTTCCCCGGAGTACCCCAGGGCCACCCGGCGCAGGGCGCGATGATGATGAACGTGTCGGCCAACCTGCTCGGGCTGGACAATGCCGCCACGCCGCTGGGCCTGAATGCGATGCGCGAGCTGCAGACGCTGAACCGGCGCCCGGACGTCGCCACCGACGCGCAGATCATGTTCATCGTGCTGAACTCTGCCGGGCTGACGCTGATCCCGACTTCGGTCATCGCCATCCGCCAGGCCATCGCGGTCAAGCAGGGGCTGGTCGGCTTCAACGCCGCCGATATCTTCTTGCCCACGCTGCTGGCCACAGGCGGAGCCTGCCTGGCCGGATTGCTCGCGGTGGCGTGGGTCCAGCGGATCAACCTGCTGCGGCCAGCAGTGCTGATTACGTTCGGACTGGTGATCGGGTTGCTTGGGGCAATGTTCGCGTGGTTGCAGCATGCGCCGCCCGAGCAGGTCGGCACCGTGACGGCGCTGGCTGGCGCCGGTTTCATCCTGTCCCTGATCACCCTCTTCCTGATTTGCGGGGCGCTGCGCCGGATCAATGTGTATGAGGCGTTTATCGATGGTGCCAAGGAAGGCTTCGGCGTCGCGGTGCAGATCATTCCCTATCTGGTTGCGATCCTGATCGCCATTGGCCTGTTCCGCGCCGCGGGCTGCATGGACGTGCTGATGAGCTGGCTGATGCACGGCTTCGCGATGCTGGGCGTCAATACCGATTTTGTCCCGGCGCTGCCGGTCGGGCTGATGAAGATCCTTTCCGGCGCGGGTGCGCGCGGCTTGATGGTCGACGTGATGACGACCTACGGCGTCGACTCGTTCCAGGGGCGCCTGGCAGCAATCATCCAGGGCTCGACTGAAACGACCTTCTATGTGCTGGCGGTCTATTTCGGCAGCATCAATGTGCGCAATACGCGCCATGCGCTTGGCTGTGCGCTGGTTGCGGATGCTGCCGGGATTGTTTGTGCCGTTGGCGCCGCATACCTTTTCCGCTAA
- the paaB gene encoding 1,2-phenylacetyl-CoA epoxidase subunit PaaB, which yields MQRKEWPLWEVFVRSKQGLEHKHCGSLHAADAQQALHMARDVYTRRQEGVSIWVVPSAAITASVPEEKPELFDPMADKIYRHPTFYQLPDEVNHM from the coding sequence ATGCAACGCAAGGAATGGCCGCTGTGGGAAGTGTTCGTGCGCAGCAAGCAGGGCCTGGAACACAAGCATTGCGGCAGCCTGCACGCCGCCGACGCGCAGCAGGCGCTGCACATGGCGCGCGACGTCTATACGCGGCGCCAGGAAGGCGTGTCGATCTGGGTGGTGCCGTCCGCGGCCATCACCGCGAGCGTGCCGGAAGAAAAGCCGGAGCTGTTCGACCCGATGGCCGACAAGATCTACCGGCACCCGACGTTCTACCAGCTGCCCGACGAAGTCAACCACATGTAA
- a CDS encoding DUF1488 domain-containing protein has translation MPDITFPRSLPTYCAASLTLSCPATVNGSPTLYSVTAEALEAHFGARSPREEDLVAAFTNNRQRIERLAESLFELTEAREIVLRSGHFRFAG, from the coding sequence ATGCCAGACATCACGTTCCCTCGCAGCCTCCCCACCTACTGTGCAGCCAGCCTGACGCTGTCCTGCCCCGCGACGGTCAACGGCAGTCCCACCTTGTATTCCGTCACCGCCGAGGCGCTCGAAGCCCATTTCGGCGCGCGCTCACCGCGCGAAGAGGACCTGGTGGCGGCCTTCACTAATAACCGCCAGCGCATCGAGCGCCTGGCCGAAAGCCTGTTCGAGCTGACCGAGGCGCGCGAAATCGTACTGCGCAGCGGCCACTTCCGCTTTGCAGGCTAG